A stretch of the Flavobacterium sp. 5 genome encodes the following:
- a CDS encoding DNA/RNA non-specific endonuclease has protein sequence MSIIRHKHYFLSYSEEHEQAEWAAYYLTGKLQYEHHYERPYFKQDPMVDTESAHWRNYKDTGYDKGHLVPAADMKFSEEAYKETFLTSNVAPQNRDFNAGVWNRLEQKVRFWADKYTALFIVTGGILQDNLITIGDEEVSVPEYFFKIVVRVQNDTLVMIPFLVPNAKSDAPLYTFASTIDKIEEITKIDFNQKLVERIEEKIQKELSYKEWSFS, from the coding sequence ATGAGTATTATTAGACATAAACATTACTTCTTATCCTATTCTGAAGAGCACGAACAGGCTGAATGGGCAGCCTATTATTTAACAGGTAAATTGCAGTATGAACACCATTACGAGCGACCTTATTTTAAACAAGATCCAATGGTAGATACTGAATCAGCACATTGGAGAAACTACAAAGACACCGGTTATGACAAAGGACATTTGGTTCCTGCAGCCGATATGAAATTTTCTGAAGAGGCGTACAAAGAAACCTTTCTTACTTCGAATGTAGCACCCCAAAACAGAGACTTTAATGCAGGTGTATGGAATAGACTCGAACAAAAAGTTCGCTTTTGGGCAGATAAATACACCGCGCTTTTCATAGTAACAGGAGGTATTCTGCAAGACAATTTGATTACTATTGGCGATGAAGAAGTTTCAGTTCCTGAATACTTCTTCAAAATCGTGGTTCGGGTTCAAAACGATACTTTGGTTATGATTCCTTTTTTAGTTCCCAATGCAAAATCAGATGCACCACTCTATACCTTTGCCTCTACTATTGATAAGATTGAAGAAATTACAAAAATAGATTTCAACCAAAAACTAGTAGAGAGAATCGAAGAAAAAATTCAAAAAGAGTTGAGTTACAAAGAATGGAGCTTTAGTTAA
- a CDS encoding DUF1569 domain-containing protein, translating into MNSIFDKSDNQSIIARINTLKPESTALWGKMSADQMLKHANETIIVAFGENQVKVNFVLRLLGRILKKNAFIKGFGKNSPTAKEFIFIDHYDFDEAKTELIKNFSRFAEGTQSISVMNHPFWGKMTYEDWNKLMWIHINHHLDQFGV; encoded by the coding sequence ATGAATTCTATATTCGATAAAAGTGATAACCAATCTATAATAGCCCGAATCAATACGCTGAAACCCGAGAGTACTGCATTGTGGGGGAAAATGTCAGCAGATCAAATGCTGAAACATGCCAATGAAACTATTATTGTAGCTTTTGGTGAAAACCAAGTGAAAGTAAATTTTGTTTTGAGACTTTTGGGGAGAATACTGAAAAAGAACGCTTTTATTAAGGGTTTTGGAAAAAATAGCCCAACTGCAAAAGAGTTTATTTTCATTGATCATTATGATTTTGATGAAGCAAAAACCGAATTGATAAAAAACTTTAGCCGTTTTGCCGAAGGAACACAATCGATCAGCGTAATGAATCATCCTTTTTGGGGAAAAATGACTTATGAAGATTGGAACAAATTGATGTGGATTCACATAAACCATCATTTAGATCAGTTTGGCGTTTAG
- a CDS encoding MFS transporter: MKEKNTQAPPFTSYQKLAVFLLAITQFTVILDFMVMSPMGDILMKSLNLKPAGFGLVVSAYAFSAGISGLLTAGFADKFDRKKLLLFFYIGFIAGTILCGIASSYPLLVAARIITGLFGGVIGSISMAIVADLFTLQQRGRVMGFVQMGFGASQILGIPIGLYIANAWGWHAPFIWVAAMAGIIALIIAVKLKPITKHLEIQRDKSAFKHLIHTIAKKDYRVGFTATALLSIGGFMLMPFGSAFAINNLKITENELPMVFMIAGLSTLIVMPLIGKLSDRIDKYKIFAFGSLWTIVMIAIYTNLGATPFVIVAGVNVLMMMGVMGRMVPSTALVTAIPDMQDRGAFMSINSSLQQIAGGIAAAFAGTIVVQKDKFSPLEHYNTLGIIIICISIISILLMYRVDKLGKKRAKEKTEDLSFAIQEV; encoded by the coding sequence ATGAAAGAAAAAAATACTCAAGCACCCCCATTTACATCTTATCAAAAATTAGCAGTTTTTTTACTGGCTATCACTCAATTTACAGTAATTCTGGATTTCATGGTTATGTCTCCTATGGGTGATATCTTAATGAAATCTCTAAATTTGAAACCAGCTGGTTTTGGACTAGTCGTTTCGGCCTATGCATTTAGTGCTGGAATTTCGGGTCTGCTTACAGCAGGTTTTGCAGATAAATTTGATCGAAAAAAATTATTATTATTCTTCTATATTGGTTTTATTGCCGGTACCATTTTATGCGGAATAGCTTCTTCATACCCATTATTAGTAGCCGCTAGAATCATTACAGGTTTATTTGGAGGAGTTATCGGATCCATCTCAATGGCTATCGTAGCTGATCTATTTACTCTTCAGCAACGTGGAAGAGTAATGGGGTTCGTACAAATGGGATTTGGTGCCAGTCAGATTTTAGGAATTCCAATTGGATTATATATTGCTAATGCTTGGGGTTGGCACGCTCCGTTTATCTGGGTAGCCGCGATGGCAGGAATTATAGCATTGATTATAGCCGTTAAACTAAAGCCAATCACAAAACATTTAGAAATACAAAGAGACAAATCAGCTTTCAAACATTTAATCCATACTATTGCAAAAAAAGACTATCGAGTTGGTTTTACAGCCACAGCCTTACTATCTATTGGAGGCTTTATGCTAATGCCTTTTGGTAGTGCTTTTGCCATTAATAATTTAAAAATAACCGAAAATGAATTACCAATGGTATTTATGATTGCTGGTTTATCTACATTAATCGTAATGCCTTTAATCGGAAAACTGAGTGATAGAATAGACAAATACAAAATATTTGCATTCGGCTCTTTATGGACCATTGTAATGATTGCCATATACACTAATCTTGGAGCTACTCCCTTTGTGATAGTTGCTGGTGTAAATGTACTAATGATGATGGGAGTTATGGGACGTATGGTACCATCCACTGCTTTGGTAACTGCAATCCCTGACATGCAGGACAGAGGAGCCTTTATGAGTATTAATTCATCATTGCAGCAAATAGCTGGTGGTATTGCAGCTGCTTTTGCCGGAACAATTGTCGTACAAAAAGATAAATTTAGTCCGCTGGAACATTACAATACTTTGGGAATTATAATTATTTGCATTTCGATTATATCCATATTGTTAATGTACAGAGTAGATAAACTTGGGAAAAAGAGAGCCAAAGAAAAAACAGAAGATCTTTCTTTTGCAATTCAAGAAGTATAA
- the trmD gene encoding tRNA (guanosine(37)-N1)-methyltransferase TrmD — MRIDIITVLPELLRSPFEASIMKRAIDKGLVEVHFHNLRDYTTNKQKSVDDYPFGGGAGMVMTVQPIDACITHLKSERSYDEIIYMSPDGETLNQKMANTMSMYENIIILCGHYKGVDQRVRDHFITKEISIGDYVLSGGELGALVLSDALIRLIPGVLSDETSALTDSFQDGLLSGPIYTRPADYKGWKVPDVLLSGHFAKIDKWREDTAYEHTKNRRPDLLND; from the coding sequence ATGAGAATTGATATTATAACTGTATTACCTGAATTATTAAGGAGTCCCTTTGAAGCTTCGATTATGAAACGTGCCATAGACAAAGGATTGGTAGAGGTTCATTTTCATAATTTAAGAGATTACACTACCAATAAACAAAAAAGTGTTGACGATTATCCTTTTGGTGGTGGTGCAGGAATGGTTATGACTGTTCAGCCTATAGATGCTTGTATCACTCATTTGAAAAGCGAAAGATCATACGATGAAATCATTTATATGTCTCCAGATGGTGAAACGCTAAATCAAAAAATGGCCAACACCATGTCTATGTATGAAAACATTATCATTTTATGTGGGCATTACAAAGGGGTTGATCAACGTGTTCGAGATCATTTTATAACCAAAGAAATCTCAATAGGCGATTATGTACTTTCTGGAGGAGAATTGGGAGCTCTTGTATTATCTGATGCTTTAATCCGATTAATTCCCGGAGTATTAAGTGACGAAACATCTGCCCTGACAGATAGTTTTCAAGATGGCTTACTCTCAGGTCCTATTTACACCAGACCAGCCGATTATAAAGGATGGAAAGTTCCTGATGTACTCTTAAGTGGTCATTTTGCAAAAATTGACAAATGGAGAGAAGACACTGCCTACGAACATACAAAGAACAGAAGACCTGATTTACTAAACGATTAA
- a CDS encoding NADP-dependent isocitrate dehydrogenase, translated as MTSKAKIFYTLTDEAPLLATYSFLPIVQAFTATSNIEIETRDISLAARILSNFPEFLKEDQKTVDALSELGKLATTPEANIIKLPNVSASVPQLKAAIAELQSHGYTVPNFPEDPQNDAEKEIKAKYSKVLGSAVNPVLREGNSDRRAPRAVKNFAKANPHSMGAWSADSKTKVASMSKGDFYGSEKSLTVTEANDVKIEFVAQDGSTTVLKASTPLKAGEIIDSSVMNIHALKDFVTEAIADAKKEGILLSVHLKATMMKVSDPIIFGAIVEVYFKDVFTKYAELFKKLNIDTRNGLGDVYAKITGQPEQAEVEAALTQAIENGPALAMVNSDKGITNLHVPSDVIVDASMPAMIRTSGQMYDKAGKQQDTLAIIPDRCYAGIYTATIDFCKKHGAFDPTTMGSVPNVGLMAQKAEEYGSHDKTFQMKEDGVIRVVDTNGNVLMEQAVETNDIFRMCQAKDAPIQDWVKLAVNRARLSNTPAVFWLDENRAHDRELIVKVEKYLKDYDTTSLDIRILNPIAATEFTLDRIIKGLDTISVTGNVLRDYLTDLFPILEVGTSAKMLSIVPLMNGGGLFETGAGGSAPKHVEQFITEGYLRWDSLGEFLALGASLEHLGQTLNNSKAIVLSETLDEANDKFLANDKSPARKVGQIDNRGSHFYLAFYWAQALAAQTKDAELKAIFSPIAAEFEANESKINSELIGAQGKAQNIGGYYQPNPELVSSAMRPSTTFNTILDKITALKTA; from the coding sequence ATGACATCAAAAGCTAAAATTTTTTACACACTTACTGACGAGGCACCTTTATTGGCAACCTACTCATTTTTACCAATTGTTCAAGCATTTACTGCTACTTCAAATATCGAAATCGAAACTAGAGATATTTCTCTGGCTGCAAGAATCTTATCTAATTTTCCTGAGTTTTTAAAAGAAGATCAAAAAACAGTTGATGCTTTGTCTGAACTTGGAAAATTAGCAACTACTCCAGAAGCTAACATCATAAAATTACCAAATGTTTCTGCATCCGTACCTCAATTGAAAGCAGCTATTGCTGAATTACAATCACACGGTTATACAGTACCAAATTTCCCAGAAGATCCTCAAAACGATGCTGAAAAGGAAATTAAAGCTAAATATTCTAAAGTATTAGGTTCTGCCGTAAACCCAGTTTTACGTGAAGGAAACTCTGATCGTAGAGCACCAAGAGCTGTAAAGAATTTTGCAAAAGCAAATCCTCACTCAATGGGAGCATGGTCTGCTGATTCAAAAACAAAAGTAGCTTCGATGTCAAAAGGTGATTTTTACGGAAGTGAAAAATCCCTTACTGTTACTGAAGCTAATGATGTAAAAATTGAATTCGTAGCTCAAGATGGTTCTACAACTGTTTTAAAAGCAAGTACTCCATTAAAAGCAGGAGAAATTATTGACAGTTCAGTAATGAACATACATGCTTTAAAAGATTTTGTTACTGAAGCTATAGCAGATGCTAAAAAAGAAGGTATCTTACTTTCTGTTCACTTAAAAGCAACAATGATGAAGGTTTCTGACCCGATCATTTTTGGTGCTATTGTAGAAGTGTATTTCAAAGACGTTTTTACAAAATATGCTGAATTATTTAAAAAATTAAATATCGATACCCGTAATGGTTTAGGTGACGTTTACGCAAAAATTACCGGACAACCAGAACAAGCAGAAGTTGAAGCTGCACTTACGCAAGCTATCGAAAACGGACCAGCTTTGGCAATGGTAAATTCTGACAAAGGAATTACTAACCTACACGTTCCATCTGATGTAATTGTTGATGCTTCTATGCCCGCTATGATTCGTACTTCTGGTCAGATGTATGACAAAGCAGGAAAACAACAAGACACGCTTGCTATTATTCCAGACAGATGTTATGCTGGAATCTATACTGCTACTATCGATTTTTGTAAAAAACATGGCGCTTTTGACCCAACTACAATGGGAAGTGTTCCTAACGTAGGTTTGATGGCTCAAAAAGCTGAAGAATACGGATCTCATGACAAAACTTTCCAAATGAAAGAGGACGGAGTTATTCGTGTTGTTGATACAAATGGAAACGTTTTAATGGAACAAGCTGTTGAAACTAATGACATTTTCAGAATGTGTCAAGCTAAAGATGCTCCTATTCAGGACTGGGTTAAACTAGCTGTAAACAGAGCACGTTTATCTAACACTCCAGCTGTATTCTGGTTAGACGAAAACAGAGCACACGATAGAGAATTGATCGTTAAAGTTGAAAAATATCTTAAAGATTACGATACAACATCTTTAGATATCCGTATCCTTAATCCAATCGCTGCAACTGAATTTACTTTAGACAGAATCATCAAAGGTTTAGATACTATTTCGGTTACTGGAAACGTATTACGTGACTATTTAACAGATTTGTTTCCTATTCTTGAAGTAGGAACTTCTGCAAAAATGTTATCTATTGTTCCTTTAATGAATGGTGGTGGTTTGTTTGAAACTGGTGCTGGTGGATCTGCTCCAAAACATGTTGAGCAATTTATCACTGAAGGTTATTTACGTTGGGATTCACTAGGTGAGTTCTTAGCTTTAGGAGCTTCATTAGAGCATTTAGGTCAAACTTTAAACAATTCAAAAGCGATTGTTTTATCTGAGACATTAGACGAAGCTAATGATAAATTCCTGGCTAACGATAAATCTCCAGCTCGTAAAGTTGGACAAATTGATAATAGAGGTTCTCACTTTTATTTAGCTTTCTATTGGGCACAAGCTTTGGCTGCTCAAACAAAAGATGCTGAATTAAAAGCGATCTTCTCTCCTATTGCTGCTGAATTTGAAGCTAATGAATCAAAAATCAACAGTGAATTAATTGGTGCACAAGGAAAAGCACAAAACATTGGTGGTTATTACCAACCAAATCCAGAATTAGTAAGCAGTGCTATGCGTCCAAGCACAACTTTCAATACGATTTTAGATAAAATTACAGCTTTGAAAACAGCTTAA
- a CDS encoding T9SS type A sorting domain-containing protein produces MKRKMTFKFLETFWSDMKYCLLSKRNSTELNLQKSYRETQLGGQRRFNRILQSSLCLFSLLLIFLSGFASWGQTITLTNGSNAQVNANEWAAVLNAASITKKALVHDNNNTNDSQFTTGSKDASILPSGWEWTNGQTNNKGDISNAGAAIIGDYLYFFGDRASINGDAQIGFWFFLNNVASTGDGKKASPFTGTHAIGDILILSNFTNGGGTSGVRVYQWVGIGGAGATDGPFKLLPVSVDDKAIVNSGLVTVPTGVTIDGQTWAYKNPAEAQYPIGAFFLGQIKLNVAGRDIEGCFSSFLLETRNSQSIDASLQDFVNHTFGGHPVPLVLTGSSICSASPNTGTITSTPSSVIGINYQLYQDSTPGAPPAPVTVQSAKAGNGSPLTWSGLASGTGYYVISSESDDATCNSTSNSVDVTITPNPTPLVANQPACVGQTATFSVTNLVGTGYTYQWKLGANDIPGETNPTYTTGTLAIGNNGNVYTAVVTKTGTSCTASDPGTLTVNPNPTASAGLAPPAECPEVGGNDFNLSGSFSNGNALWTVKAGSATNTAVGSVSSGGTTATPIVHVNGVGSVTFTLTVTSNYTPSCGTATSEVTVTVNPAAITPSLKIIDPSLCGTNPNTGSIEVCSPSVGTSYKLYLNNVLSNTIVAAAGTPVIFNGLGAGINPRIDVTTGAGCAATANCNNRVTDCPAPTGKIAAATSTKEVLKSDDAKKVGFTVFPVPFKDQLTVRYNFDYSSQVLIEVFNSQGNKILSKKEPNSNLNKEVQLNLNRNAEKNEIYFVKVTTDRESSVQKVISSR; encoded by the coding sequence ATGAAAAGAAAAATGACTTTTAAGTTTTTGGAAACATTCTGGAGTGATATGAAATATTGCTTGCTTTCCAAAAGAAATAGTACTGAGTTAAATTTACAGAAATCATATAGAGAAACACAATTAGGCGGACAAAGGAGATTTAATAGAATCCTGCAAAGTTCATTGTGTTTATTTAGTCTTCTCTTGATTTTTTTATCAGGTTTCGCTTCTTGGGGACAGACAATTACTCTTACCAATGGAAGCAATGCTCAGGTCAATGCAAATGAATGGGCGGCTGTTTTAAATGCAGCATCCATCACCAAGAAAGCTCTTGTGCATGATAACAACAACACTAATGATAGTCAGTTCACAACAGGATCCAAAGATGCCAGTATACTCCCAAGTGGATGGGAATGGACTAACGGTCAAACCAACAACAAAGGGGATATTTCTAATGCAGGTGCTGCAATTATTGGTGATTATCTATACTTTTTTGGAGACAGAGCTTCTATTAATGGAGATGCCCAAATAGGTTTTTGGTTCTTCCTTAATAATGTTGCCTCTACAGGTGATGGGAAAAAAGCGAGTCCATTTACCGGGACACATGCTATTGGAGATATTTTGATTTTGAGCAACTTCACAAATGGTGGTGGAACTAGTGGAGTCAGAGTCTACCAATGGGTTGGCATTGGGGGCGCTGGTGCTACAGATGGACCTTTTAAACTTCTTCCCGTTTCAGTTGATGATAAAGCAATTGTAAATTCAGGACTGGTTACTGTTCCTACTGGGGTAACTATAGATGGTCAAACATGGGCCTATAAAAATCCTGCTGAAGCCCAATATCCAATTGGCGCTTTCTTTTTAGGGCAAATCAAACTTAATGTAGCAGGCAGGGACATTGAAGGCTGTTTTTCAAGTTTTTTATTAGAAACAAGGAATTCACAGTCTATAGATGCTTCTTTACAGGATTTTGTAAATCACACCTTTGGAGGACACCCTGTACCACTTGTATTGACTGGAAGCAGTATTTGCAGTGCAAGCCCAAATACAGGAACCATTACATCAACACCATCATCAGTAATTGGAATAAACTACCAGCTGTATCAAGATTCAACTCCTGGAGCCCCACCAGCACCAGTTACGGTACAATCTGCTAAAGCTGGTAATGGCTCACCATTAACCTGGTCTGGCTTAGCTTCTGGTACGGGATATTATGTTATAAGTTCTGAATCAGATGATGCAACTTGTAATTCAACAAGCAATTCTGTAGATGTTACCATAACCCCTAATCCAACACCTTTAGTAGCCAACCAGCCTGCATGTGTAGGCCAAACAGCAACTTTTAGTGTGACTAATTTAGTAGGAACCGGCTACACTTATCAATGGAAATTGGGAGCTAATGATATTCCAGGTGAAACAAACCCAACTTACACTACTGGTACATTAGCAATAGGCAACAACGGCAATGTGTATACAGCTGTAGTTACTAAAACTGGTACTAGTTGTACAGCATCTGATCCAGGAACTCTAACAGTAAATCCTAATCCCACTGCCAGTGCAGGACTTGCTCCGCCAGCAGAATGTCCAGAAGTTGGTGGTAACGATTTCAACTTAAGCGGAAGTTTTTCCAATGGAAATGCGCTATGGACAGTTAAAGCAGGATCAGCAACGAATACTGCTGTTGGCTCTGTATCAAGTGGTGGAACTACGGCTACTCCAATAGTACATGTAAATGGAGTTGGCTCAGTAACTTTTACATTAACAGTTACCAGCAACTACACTCCTTCTTGCGGGACTGCAACGAGTGAGGTTACAGTTACAGTTAATCCAGCAGCCATTACCCCATCATTAAAAATAATAGACCCGTCACTCTGCGGTACAAATCCAAATACAGGTAGTATCGAGGTGTGTAGCCCATCTGTGGGAACAAGCTACAAATTATACTTGAATAATGTTCTTTCAAATACAATTGTTGCTGCAGCAGGCACACCTGTAATTTTTAATGGACTTGGTGCGGGAATCAATCCAAGAATTGATGTTACAACTGGAGCAGGCTGTGCTGCCACAGCTAATTGCAATAACAGGGTAACTGATTGTCCAGCTCCAACTGGTAAAATTGCAGCCGCAACTTCAACAAAAGAAGTTTTAAAAAGTGATGATGCCAAAAAAGTAGGTTTTACAGTGTTTCCAGTTCCGTTCAAAGACCAACTCACTGTTAGATACAATTTTGATTATTCATCTCAAGTATTAATTGAAGTATTTAATTCTCAAGGAAACAAAATACTATCAAAAAAAGAACCGAACAGTAATTTGAACAAAGAGGTTCAATTGAACCTTAATCGAAATGCTGAAAAAAATGAAATCTATTTTGTAAAAGTTACTACTGATAGAGAAAGCAGCGTCCAAAAAGTGATTTCATCAAGATAA
- a CDS encoding alpha/beta hydrolase → MKVILQLLLTVFLISSCSKNDPEPTTPSNVDDDLAGPISRPQSGYGADGKYTVAKVSFPSPLYNGKNVTIFYPKEINSPRPTIFYSHPYGGEESSYNIGLYEFIAKKGYVVVFAPYPTTGVTIDERYSTLWESFKKAVTDYPNIIDTSKVGFMGHSFGGGASFALAHKGFIDEGWGENGRFIFTMAQWYAHQITDEDLQSFPANTKLITQVYDDDVTNDHRLAIDIFKNINISNSEKDFILIKKSVLPTYTYTAEHTLPNTQTAFDAYDYYGIYRLLDALIDYSFNGSAAGKNVALGNGSAEQITMPSYNGQALSPLEVTDNPTPAYAQSKYQFQCSSINNPRIGNCK, encoded by the coding sequence ATGAAAGTTATTTTACAACTTCTTTTAACTGTATTTCTTATTTCTTCATGTTCCAAAAACGATCCAGAACCGACCACACCTTCTAATGTTGATGATGATTTAGCTGGCCCTATTTCACGTCCACAAAGCGGATATGGTGCTGATGGAAAATATACTGTAGCAAAGGTATCGTTCCCAAGTCCATTATATAATGGAAAAAATGTAACTATATTTTATCCAAAGGAGATAAATTCTCCAAGGCCTACGATATTTTATTCGCATCCCTATGGTGGTGAAGAAAGTAGCTACAATATTGGATTATATGAATTTATAGCAAAAAAAGGATATGTTGTTGTTTTTGCCCCATATCCAACAACAGGCGTGACCATAGACGAGCGATACAGTACTTTGTGGGAAAGCTTTAAAAAAGCGGTAACAGATTATCCAAATATAATTGATACTTCTAAAGTTGGGTTTATGGGTCATTCCTTTGGAGGAGGAGCTTCTTTTGCTTTAGCACATAAAGGATTTATCGACGAAGGCTGGGGAGAAAACGGTCGTTTTATTTTTACAATGGCGCAGTGGTATGCACACCAAATCACAGACGAAGATTTACAAAGTTTTCCAGCAAATACAAAATTAATTACGCAAGTATATGATGATGATGTAACCAATGACCATAGGCTAGCTATTGATATTTTCAAAAATATCAATATTTCAAATTCAGAAAAAGATTTTATTTTAATAAAAAAGAGTGTACTCCCAACTTATACCTATACTGCCGAACATACTTTACCCAATACCCAAACAGCATTTGACGCCTATGATTACTACGGTATTTACCGTCTTTTGGACGCGCTTATCGACTACAGTTTTAATGGAAGTGCTGCTGGTAAAAATGTTGCATTAGGAAATGGTTCAGCTGAACAGATTACAATGCCAAGTTATAACGGACAAGCATTATCACCATTAGAAGTTACTGATAATCCAACTCCTGCTTACGCTCAAAGCAAATACCAATTTCAATGTAGTTCAATTAATAATCCCCGTATTGGGAATTGCAAATAA
- the rplS gene encoding 50S ribosomal protein L19 yields the protein MADLMKFVQDEFVTRKEFPVFGAGDTITVYYEIKEGEKTRTQFFKGVVIQRRGSANTETFTIRKMSGAIGVERIFPVNLPALQKIEINKKGAVRRARIFYFRQLTGKKAKIRDKRR from the coding sequence ATGGCAGATTTAATGAAATTCGTTCAAGACGAATTTGTAACAAGAAAAGAATTCCCTGTATTCGGAGCTGGAGACACAATCACAGTTTACTACGAAATTAAAGAGGGTGAAAAAACGAGAACACAGTTTTTTAAAGGTGTTGTAATTCAAAGAAGAGGTTCTGCTAACACAGAAACTTTTACAATTCGTAAAATGTCAGGAGCAATTGGAGTTGAGCGTATCTTCCCAGTTAACTTACCAGCTTTACAAAAAATTGAAATCAACAAGAAAGGTGCTGTACGTAGAGCTAGAATTTTCTACTTCAGACAACTTACTGGTAAAAAAGCTAAGATTAGAGATAAAAGAAGATAG
- a CDS encoding TetR/AcrR family transcriptional regulator, with protein MRTRDINKEEIVKQKAIEMLAKKGIEGFSMNRLAKDSEISVATLYIYYSDKDDLIQKLGIEIGQDFFHEMGKDFSSTMPFKEGLRKQWENRARFAKKNPLKVACWELLSHSSYRDLILTESLANFKIIMTQFFQNAVTKKELVPISPEVFWSIAYGPLYSLLRFENEGKNFSGKPFKLTKEATEESFELVIKALTP; from the coding sequence ATGAGAACAAGAGACATCAACAAAGAAGAAATCGTAAAGCAAAAAGCCATCGAAATGCTCGCAAAAAAAGGCATCGAAGGTTTTAGCATGAATCGGCTTGCTAAAGACAGTGAAATATCCGTCGCCACTTTGTACATCTATTATTCCGACAAAGATGATTTAATTCAAAAACTCGGAATTGAAATTGGACAAGACTTTTTTCATGAAATGGGCAAAGACTTTTCATCAACAATGCCTTTCAAAGAAGGTTTACGCAAACAATGGGAAAACAGAGCTCGTTTTGCCAAAAAAAACCCTCTAAAGGTAGCCTGTTGGGAATTATTAAGTCATTCGAGTTACAGGGATTTAATTTTAACAGAAAGTCTTGCTAATTTTAAAATTATAATGACTCAGTTCTTCCAAAATGCTGTTACCAAAAAAGAGTTAGTACCAATTAGCCCTGAAGTATTCTGGAGCATTGCTTATGGCCCATTATACTCATTATTACGTTTTGAAAATGAAGGCAAAAATTTTAGTGGAAAACCTTTTAAATTAACCAAAGAAGCTACTGAAGAATCCTTCGAACTAGTTATAAAAGCATTGACACCATAA